One region of Streptomyces leeuwenhoekii genomic DNA includes:
- a CDS encoding HAMP domain-containing protein, with amino-acid sequence MESGAAARGTKTRAKGGPSLGNRRTPRDGTTVVDTAGLNRLLTALVAMRDGNFRKRLTVSGDGVMSEIAAVFNEVADRNLHLTGELARVRRMVGREGKLTERLETGACEGSWAAAIDHSNALVDDLVWPVSEVSRVLSAVAEGDLSPRMELRTQAAEGVSGHPLRGEFLKVARTVNNLVDQLSTFTDEVTRVASEVGTQGKLGGQARVRGMSGSWKDLTDSVNTMAHRLTAQVRDIALVTTAVAKGDLSRKVTVHVAGEMLELKNTVNTMVDQLSAFSSEVTRVAREVGTEGALGGQAQVPGVAGVWKELTDSVNTMAGNLTAQVRGIAEVTTAVANGDLSRKVTVPARGEVAQLAETINQMTETLRIFADEVTRVANEVGAEGRLGGQANVPGAAGIWKDLTDSVNTVFRNLTTQVRDIAAVTTAVANGDLSQKVTVDVAGEMLELKNTVNTMVDQLSAFGAEVTRVAREVGVEGELGGQAQVPGAAGTWKDLTDSVNTAFRNLTGQVRNIAQVTTAVANGDLSQKVTVDVSGEMLQLKNTVNTMVDQLSSFADQVTRMARDVGTEGRLGGQARVDGVSGTWKELTDSVNFMAGNLTSQVRQIAQVTTAVARGDLSQKIDVDARGEILELKNTINTMVDQLSAFAEQVTRVAREVGTEGRLGGQAQVPGVAGVWRDLTDSVNGMAGNLTAQVRNIAQVATAVARGDLSQKITVDARGEILELKNTLNTMVDQLSSFAQEVTRVAREVGTEGILGGQAEVQGVSGTWKDLTQSVNGMANNLTLQVRNIAEVTTAVAKGDLSKKITVDAKGEILELVTTVNTMVDQLSSFAEQVTRVAREVGTEGILGGQAHVPGVTGIWKDLSDNVNLMAKNLTVQVRNISQVAAAVANGDLTRTVTIEARGEVAQLADTFNTMVKTLSSFADQVTKVAREVGTDGILGGQAHVPGVAGTWKDLTESVNQMASNLTGQVRNIAMVTTAIAKGDLTKKIDIDARGEILELKTTINTMVDQLSSFAEEVTRVAREVGTEGQLGGQARVRDVDGTWRDLTESVNEMAGNLTRQVRAIARVATAVTRGDLNLKIDVDAAGEIQELQDYINKMIANLRDTTIANKEQDWLKGNLARISALMQGRRDLEDVASLIMSELTPVVSAQHGAFFLAMPLLDGQDPGAADDDEYELRMLGSYGYSMGSMPTSFRPGEGLVGTAAHEKRTILVENAPTGYLKISSGLGEAPPAQVIVLPVVFEGKVLGVIELASFTPFTQIQKDFLNQIAEMIATSVNTISVNTKTEQLLKQSQELTEQLRERSAELEQRQKALQASNAELEEKAELLARQNRDIEVKNTEIEEARQVLEERAEQLAVSMRYKSEFLANMSHELRTPLNSLLILAKLLADNAEGNLSPKQVEFAETIHGAGSDLLQLINDILDLSKVEAGKMDVSPTRIALVQLVDYVEATFRPLTAEKGLDLSVRVSPELPATLHTDEQRLLQVLRNLLSNAVKFTDSGSVELVIRPARDDVPQAIREQLLEAGSLTDPEAALIAFSVTDTGIGIAASKMRVIFEAFKQADGTTSRKYGGTGLGLSISREIAQLLGGEIHAQSEPGRGSTFTLYLPLHPSELPSHGHPQMPALETGELMASAGAAGEVSEAAEARTDTPAEVRPYQQTHEGAALFRRRRRGLPELEQRLGQPEQWPATEHEAAPRPQRNIRFGGEKVLIVDDDIRNVFALTSVLEQHGLSVLYAENGREGIEVLEQHEDVAVVLMDIMMPEMDGYATTTAIRRMPQFAGLPIIALTAKAMKGDREKALESGASDYVTKPVDPDHLLSVMEQWMRGE; translated from the coding sequence GTGGAGTCTGGCGCAGCGGCGCGGGGCACGAAGACGCGCGCGAAGGGCGGACCGTCCCTGGGCAACCGGCGCACACCGCGCGACGGGACCACCGTGGTGGACACGGCCGGCCTGAACCGGCTGCTCACGGCTCTGGTGGCCATGCGGGACGGGAATTTCCGCAAGCGGCTCACGGTGTCCGGGGACGGCGTGATGTCGGAGATCGCGGCCGTGTTCAACGAGGTCGCCGACCGCAATCTGCATCTGACGGGTGAGCTCGCGCGGGTGCGGCGCATGGTGGGGCGTGAGGGCAAGCTCACCGAGCGGCTGGAGACGGGCGCCTGTGAGGGGTCCTGGGCGGCCGCCATCGATCATTCGAACGCGCTTGTGGACGATCTGGTGTGGCCGGTCTCCGAGGTGAGCCGGGTGCTGTCCGCGGTGGCGGAGGGTGATCTGTCGCCGCGGATGGAGCTGCGGACGCAGGCGGCGGAAGGGGTGTCCGGGCATCCGCTGCGCGGGGAGTTCCTGAAGGTCGCGCGGACCGTGAACAACCTGGTCGACCAGTTGTCGACGTTCACCGACGAGGTCACGCGGGTGGCCAGTGAGGTGGGCACCCAGGGCAAGCTGGGCGGTCAGGCCCGGGTGCGGGGCATGTCGGGTTCGTGGAAGGACCTCACGGACTCGGTCAACACCATGGCGCACCGGCTGACGGCCCAGGTTCGGGACATCGCGCTGGTGACGACGGCGGTCGCCAAGGGTGATCTGTCCCGGAAGGTCACGGTTCACGTGGCCGGGGAGATGCTCGAACTGAAGAACACCGTCAACACGATGGTGGACCAGCTCTCCGCGTTCTCGTCCGAGGTGACGCGCGTCGCGCGCGAGGTGGGCACCGAGGGCGCGCTGGGCGGTCAGGCCCAGGTGCCGGGTGTCGCCGGTGTGTGGAAGGAGCTGACCGACTCCGTCAACACGATGGCGGGCAATCTCACCGCACAGGTGAGGGGGATCGCCGAGGTGACGACGGCGGTCGCCAACGGTGATCTGTCGCGGAAGGTGACCGTCCCGGCGCGCGGCGAGGTCGCGCAGCTCGCCGAGACGATCAACCAGATGACCGAGACGCTGCGGATCTTCGCGGACGAGGTCACGCGGGTGGCCAACGAGGTCGGTGCCGAGGGGCGGCTGGGCGGCCAGGCGAACGTGCCGGGCGCGGCCGGCATCTGGAAGGACCTGACGGACTCGGTCAACACGGTGTTCCGGAACCTGACCACTCAGGTGCGGGACATCGCGGCCGTGACGACGGCGGTGGCCAACGGTGATCTGTCGCAGAAGGTCACCGTGGACGTCGCCGGGGAGATGCTGGAGCTGAAGAACACCGTCAACACGATGGTGGACCAGCTCTCCGCCTTCGGTGCCGAGGTCACGCGGGTGGCGCGGGAGGTCGGTGTCGAGGGCGAGCTGGGCGGCCAGGCGCAGGTGCCGGGGGCGGCGGGGACCTGGAAGGACCTGACCGACTCGGTCAACACGGCGTTCCGGAACCTCACCGGGCAGGTGCGCAACATCGCGCAGGTGACGACGGCGGTGGCCAACGGCGATCTGTCGCAGAAGGTCACCGTGGACGTGTCCGGCGAGATGCTCCAGCTCAAGAACACCGTGAACACGATGGTGGACCAGCTCTCCAGCTTCGCCGACCAGGTCACGCGGATGGCCCGGGACGTGGGCACGGAGGGCCGGCTGGGCGGTCAGGCCCGGGTCGACGGCGTGTCGGGCACGTGGAAGGAGCTGACCGACTCCGTCAACTTCATGGCGGGGAATCTCACCTCCCAGGTGCGGCAGATCGCGCAGGTGACGACCGCGGTGGCGCGGGGTGATCTGTCGCAGAAGATCGACGTCGACGCGCGCGGGGAGATCCTGGAGCTGAAGAACACCATCAACACGATGGTCGACCAGCTCTCCGCCTTCGCCGAGCAGGTGACCCGGGTGGCCCGTGAGGTGGGCACGGAGGGCCGGCTGGGCGGGCAGGCGCAGGTGCCGGGGGTCGCGGGGGTGTGGCGCGACCTGACCGACTCGGTGAACGGCATGGCCGGCAACCTCACCGCCCAGGTCCGCAACATCGCGCAGGTCGCGACCGCGGTGGCCCGCGGTGACCTCTCCCAGAAGATCACCGTGGACGCGCGCGGGGAGATCCTGGAGCTGAAGAACACCCTGAACACGATGGTGGACCAGCTCTCCTCCTTCGCCCAGGAGGTCACCCGGGTGGCCCGTGAGGTGGGTACGGAGGGCATCCTGGGCGGCCAGGCGGAGGTGCAGGGCGTCTCCGGTACCTGGAAGGACCTCACCCAGTCCGTCAACGGCATGGCGAACAACCTGACCCTGCAGGTGCGCAACATCGCCGAGGTGACGACGGCGGTCGCCAAGGGCGATCTGTCGAAGAAGATCACCGTCGACGCCAAGGGCGAGATCCTGGAGCTGGTCACCACCGTCAACACGATGGTGGACCAGCTCTCGTCGTTCGCCGAGCAGGTGACCCGGGTGGCCCGTGAGGTGGGCACCGAGGGCATCCTCGGCGGCCAGGCGCACGTGCCCGGTGTCACGGGCATCTGGAAGGACCTCAGCGACAACGTCAACCTGATGGCGAAGAACCTCACCGTGCAGGTGCGGAACATCTCCCAGGTGGCCGCCGCCGTCGCCAACGGCGACCTGACGCGGACGGTGACGATCGAGGCGCGCGGCGAGGTGGCGCAGCTCGCGGACACCTTCAACACCATGGTCAAGACGCTGAGTTCGTTCGCGGACCAGGTGACCAAGGTGGCCCGTGAGGTGGGCACGGACGGCATCCTCGGCGGGCAGGCGCACGTCCCGGGCGTGGCCGGCACCTGGAAGGACCTCACCGAGTCGGTGAACCAGATGGCGTCCAATCTGACCGGTCAGGTGCGCAACATCGCGATGGTCACCACGGCCATCGCCAAGGGCGATCTGACCAAGAAGATCGACATTGACGCCCGGGGCGAGATCCTGGAGCTGAAGACGACCATCAACACGATGGTGGACCAGCTCTCGTCCTTCGCCGAGGAGGTCACGCGGGTGGCCCGGGAGGTGGGTACCGAGGGCCAGCTCGGCGGGCAGGCGCGGGTGCGGGACGTCGACGGCACCTGGCGGGACCTGACGGAGTCCGTGAACGAGATGGCCGGGAACCTGACCCGGCAGGTGCGTGCCATCGCGCGGGTGGCGACCGCGGTGACCCGCGGTGACCTGAACCTGAAGATCGACGTGGATGCCGCGGGCGAGATCCAGGAGCTTCAGGACTACATCAACAAGATGATCGCCAACCTGCGCGACACCACGATCGCCAACAAGGAGCAGGACTGGCTCAAGGGCAACCTCGCCCGTATCTCGGCGCTGATGCAGGGCCGCCGGGATCTGGAGGACGTGGCCTCGCTGATCATGAGCGAGCTGACCCCGGTGGTCTCCGCGCAGCACGGCGCCTTCTTCCTGGCGATGCCGCTGCTGGACGGGCAGGACCCGGGTGCCGCCGACGATGACGAGTACGAGCTGCGGATGCTGGGTTCGTACGGGTACTCGATGGGCTCGATGCCGACGTCGTTCCGGCCGGGGGAGGGCCTGGTCGGGACGGCCGCCCACGAGAAGCGCACGATCCTGGTGGAGAACGCGCCGACCGGCTATCTGAAGATCTCCTCCGGGCTCGGCGAGGCGCCGCCCGCGCAGGTGATCGTGTTGCCGGTGGTCTTCGAGGGGAAGGTGCTCGGCGTCATCGAGCTGGCCTCCTTCACGCCGTTCACGCAGATCCAGAAGGACTTCCTCAACCAGATCGCCGAGATGATCGCGACCAGCGTCAACACCATCTCGGTCAACACCAAGACGGAGCAGCTCCTGAAGCAGTCCCAGGAGCTGACCGAGCAACTGCGGGAGCGCTCGGCGGAGCTGGAGCAGCGGCAGAAGGCCCTCCAGGCGTCCAACGCCGAACTGGAGGAGAAGGCCGAGCTGCTGGCCCGGCAGAACCGCGACATCGAGGTGAAGAACACCGAGATCGAGGAGGCGCGGCAGGTGCTGGAGGAGCGTGCCGAGCAGCTCGCGGTCTCCATGCGCTACAAGAGCGAGTTCCTCGCCAACATGTCGCACGAGCTGCGGACGCCGCTCAACTCCCTGCTGATCCTGGCCAAGCTGCTGGCGGACAACGCGGAGGGGAACCTCTCCCCGAAGCAGGTGGAGTTCGCCGAGACCATCCACGGGGCCGGTTCCGACCTGTTGCAGCTCATCAACGACATCCTCGATCTGTCGAAGGTCGAGGCGGGCAAGATGGACGTCTCCCCGACGCGTATCGCGCTCGTCCAGCTCGTCGACTACGTGGAGGCCACCTTCCGGCCGCTGACCGCGGAGAAGGGGCTGGACCTGTCGGTGCGGGTGTCGCCGGAGCTGCCGGCGACCTTGCACACCGACGAGCAGCGGCTGCTGCAGGTGCTGCGCAACCTGCTGTCCAACGCGGTCAAGTTCACCGACTCCGGGTCGGTGGAGCTCGTGATCAGGCCGGCCCGCGACGATGTTCCGCAGGCCATCCGGGAGCAGTTGCTGGAGGCCGGTTCGCTGACCGATCCGGAGGCGGCGCTGATCGCGTTCTCGGTGACCGACACAGGTATCGGCATCGCGGCCAGCAAGATGCGGGTGATCTTCGAGGCGTTCAAGCAGGCCGACGGCACCACGAGCCGCAAGTACGGCGGTACGGGCCTGGGGCTGTCGATCTCCCGGGAGATCGCCCAGCTCCTGGGCGGTGAGATCCACGCGCAGAGCGAGCCGGGCCGCGGGTCGACGTTCACGCTGTACCTGCCGCTGCACCCGAGCGAGCTGCCCTCGCACGGCCACCCGCAGATGCCCGCCCTGGAGACGGGTGAGCTGATGGCGTCCGCCGGCGCGGCCGGTGAGGTGTCCGAGGCGGCGGAGGCGCGGACCGACACGCCGGCCGAGGTCAGGCCGTATCAGCAGACGCACGAGGGGGCCGCGCTGTTCCGGCGCCGCCGCAGGGGCCTGCCGGAGCTGGAGCAGCGTCTGGGGCAGCCGGAGCAGTGGCCGGCCACCGAGCACGAGGCGGCGCCACGGCCGCAACGGAACATCCGGTTCGGCGGCGAGAAGGTGCTGATCGTCGACGACGACATCCGGAACGTCTTCGCCCTCACCAGTGTCCTGGAGCAGCACGGCCTGTCCGTGCTGTACGCCGAGAACGGCCGTGAGGGGATCGAGGTGCTGGAGCAGCACGAGGACGTGGCGGTGGTCCTGATGGACATCATGATGCCCGAGATGGACGGGTACGCCACGACTACGGCGATTCGGCGGATGCCCCAGTTCGCCGGGTTGCCGATCATCGCGCTGACCGCCAAGGCGATGAAGGGCGACCGGGAGAAGGCGCTCGAGTCGGGCGCCTCCGACTATGTGACCAAGCCGGTCGACCCCGACCATCTGCTGTCGGTGATGGAGCAGTGGATGCGGGGGGAGTGA